The DNA segment CAATTGATTATCCCTGAGCAAAATAAGCACTATGCGTCACAGCTGCTGCAGAGCTGGGGGGAACCAACAACGCCAATTATTGGGATACATGCAGGATGTAAAGCATCAGAGGAGTATAGAAGGTGGCCACAACAGCACTTCGCAGATTTAATCAATCAACTAAACCTACAAGGTACGAGATGCTTACTTTTCTCCGGCCCAGATGATAAACAATATGTTGACGGGATTTATGCCCATTTAAGGCAGCCTCTAATGAATAAAGTGGTGGAAGAGAAATCGATGAGTAACGTCGGTGCCCTCATTGAGCGCTGCCAAGTTTTCCTATCTACAGATTCAGGGCTCGGCCATATAGCTAACGCTCTTGGGATCACGACCCTTGCGATTTTTGGCCCTGCGTTACACTCCCGTACCGCGCCATATGGGAGTCATGGTCATGTCATTCGCTTAGGCCTCGCGTGCAGCCCTTGTCTAAAATATCCCTTTGAGGGAACAAGCTCCAAGATAAACTGCCCCTTTCAATATCGATGCTTAACTCAACTCAGTCCCGATCTTGTCTTGGCCAGACTAAACCAACTTTTATGATGAAGACTTGGGTTAGGCAAAGCAGACAATACATCCAATATGGCATCGGTCTACTCTCGATGAGCGCAGTCTTTTACTATCTGTTTCAACATAAAGACAGCCTTAATGTTATTACCGATTTTTCCTTTATGCACTTAAGCGCCATGCTAGGACTGACGCTCATCATAAACGTGATTTATGCTGAAAAAGTATTAGCCATCTTAAAACAACTTAACCTAGGCGAGATTTCACGGTATGAATGGTTAAAAATATTTTTTATGTCACGATTTATTAATTTACATGTACCTCAAGGTGCACTCTTTTACCGCAGCTACCAACTTAAACAGCGATTTAATTTTAGCTATGCCAGTTCTCTTAGTGTTACTGCAACTTATAGTCTACTCGAAACCGTTGTGGTACTCGTCGTCGGGTTTATCGCCTTAACGATTCTAAATCTCTTTACACCGCAGCTACCAATCGAAGTGTTTGTTATCTTGGGGAGCTTCTGTCTTGCTTTACTCGCAGTCCCTGCAGCACTAGTGCTGTGCAAAAGTCAGTTTTATCTCATCAAGTCCAATTGGTTGGCTAATCGAGCAAGGGACTTTAGCAATAGTTTTACACTGTCTTTTAAAAGTCACTCCCTTCTCAAACAGCTGACCTTAATGAATCTCCTCACCTTGGCCCTACAATTTATTTGGATGCAGCAATGCTTTTTAGCCATCGGCCTTTCCCATCCTGCAAGCTACATATTTCTATACGTTATCGTATTACAGTTGAGTGGAACTGTGCGGATTTTGCCTGGTAATTGGGGGGTTACAGAGCTTGTATGTGGTGCGCTTGCAGTATTTTTAGGCTTAGATTTTAGCAATGGCTTGATTATATCGCTGCTAACCCGCCTTGTGGTTTACTGTGCATTTATGCTTATCGGTATTTTTTATTGCATTACCGAACGGTTTTGCATTAAAACGGTGTGACATCGGCAGGATAAACTCACACTAGGATACCGATAAGCGTTAATCACGCTAATGAGTCGATGACCGAGTCATTAGCGGAATAACTTAATATATGAAGCTGTAAAACTATTCTGCAATACGCTCTAATTTAGCCAAGTAGAACCCATCAAAACCCGTTTCGGCCGGGCTAATTGTTTCATCTTCAATAAACTTAAAGTGTTTATTTTCAGCTAAGAACGCATCGACTTGATCACGGTTCTCTTCCGGCATAATCGAGCACGTTGCATAAACCAACATGCCGCCAACTTTGACCATACGACTATAGCTCTGAAGAATGTGCTTTTGCAATTCAACCAATACAGGTAAACGCTCAGGAGTATCACGCCACTTTGCATCTGGATTACGCTTCAATACGCCTAAGCCAGAACAAGGTACATCGAGTAACACTCTGTCTGCCGTCAACTTTAGACGCTTAATGGTCTTGCTGCTGGCAATAATGCGGGTTTCAACATTATGAGCGCCGCCGCGACGTGCACGCTGCTTAAGATTGTCCAGTTTCCACTGCTCGACATCCATTGCCAGTAAACGGCCCTTACCTTGCATTTGTGCTGAAATTGATAAAGTTTTACCTCCTGCCCCGGCACAGGCATCAACGACTCGCATTCCAGGTTTTGCATCCAGTGCTAACGCAACTAGCTGTGAACCCGCATCCTGCTGCTCGAACCAGCCTTTTTTAAACGCTTCTGTTCTAAACAGTGCAGAATCAGAAGTGACCTCTAAAGCGGTATCTACGCCATCGACATTAACGGTTTGCACGCCCTCTTTGCGCAGTGCATTTGCGAGTTCTTCACGTGTACACTTTAAAATATTGGTACGTAAAAAACGCTTTGCAGGTTTGTTTAACGCCGCTCTTTCTGCAGCCCACGCATCTCCCATCTGCTTCTGACCCATCTCATTTAGCCAGTCTGGGCAACCGTCCCATAATACGGGCTGCGCTTTCGCTTCTTCGATACGAGTCGCTAATACTTTAGGGTCTATTTGTAACGAGTACTGCATTTTCGGCAAAGGTAATTCATTAAAGAGGTGCCACACATTCAATAAACGAGTGCCTAACCGCGCCATCTCTTCAGGTTTTACATCTGAAAGGAAGCAGTAAAGGTTTAACCTTCTAAGAATATCTCCAACGACAAAGGTAATACGCCCTTGTTCAGTAGGCTCGAGTTTTAGACCAGAAAAATGCTGAGAATAGGCGCGATCTAACGGTTTACCATCTGATAAAACAAGATCGAGAATACTGATCACAAGTTCATTTGAGCTAGGAGAAAGCGGAGATTTCAACATTAAAAAGTTACCCTAAAAAGAAAACGCTGCGATCATAGGAGCAAAGTAGTCAATACGCAAGCTAATAGTAAAAAGCCGCTACACAAGGCAGCGGCTTAATAGAGTTATAACATTAAGACTTTCTGAGCAGGTTAGCTTTTAAGCTGATAATCACTGCCATCTTTTGCCGTAAATTCGCGCGTTCGTTTTTGCATTACGGAGGTAGTGGCTGTATCTTCAATATTAATTAGGCTTATCCAATAATCGTGGCCTTCAAGCTGGATATCCCTAATGTTTGCTAAGTCCTGACTGGTCGCCTCATTCTTTCTATCAAAACTTAATTCTACATGAGTACCATTATCTTTTAATAAGATAGCTGTAGGCTCACTCTTATGGCCGTTCAGAGCCACAAACTGCTTAGGCGTACGCAAACCCGTCTGTGTGCCATCGGCCATAAAGATCAACAGTTGCTGATAGTAAACTACATAGCTACGGGCATTTTTATGTGAGCCGTTAGCCAATGGAAACTTTGCATCTAAAAATGCTTTTGCACAGGGGGCCGTTGTATTGCTAGCTGCCAGTTCGACAACATTCACATCAACAAGGCTGGCACCAATGAAATGGTTATTTTGATTTACTTGAGTACTATTGATTGTTGATATATTCATGGCCCTGTCCTCTTACGTTTAAAATTGTGGGTCGTTATCCGTTTCAGCCGCAGTCAAAAAATAATACGTTTTCCGATTGCTTGATTTGTAGTCTAGTGTAAATTTTATTACAATTTCACAATAAAAATTTTACATTGTGAATTTTACAAGATGAAAAATAATCAAAGCTTGATCAGAAAATCACATTTTTTGGGTACCAAGATAAGAAACTTGAGGAAGCGAAACCACCTCACTATGGAAGATCTTTCTGCGCGTTGTGTGCGTGTCGATCCAGAGTCAGCACCGTCTGTGTCATATTTGTCTATGATTGAACGTGGGAAAAGAGTCCCTAGCTCAGGCATGCTTGCCGTCATCGCCACAGTGTTTCAAAAAGAGATCGATTGGTTTCTCGATGATGTGCCAGAAGACGATGCCATTACACCCGATAAAGGGCGTCGAGGCGGAATTAGTGGCATGGCATTGGAGCCAAGCTTCCTTTTTTCGAATGATATTTTACAAATTGCGATCCCTGAAATGTTATCGCAAACAGGCACCACAGGAAGAGAATTTGCCCACCTTTTGATCCGAGCGCATCAAGAGCACCATCAAAATCACTTTCCTGATCTAGAGCGGGCTGCAGAAGAGGTCGGCCATAAGCGCCTACCGCTCGCCTTAGATGATCTAAAAGATATCGCTAAGTCTCTGGGGTTAAAACTTAAGTGGGTGGACAGAGCGCCTCAAGAGGTTGTTGATGAGATGGGTGTCAGTACCGCTCACGTCGTAACCTCATTTTTCGAGCCGCCTTCCACAATCTATCTAAACAAAATGCTTAAGTCATTTCCGACACGGCTTAAGTATGACTTAGCCGTGCATATCGGCCATTGCGTGTTACACAATAAAGATGGCTTAAAGTGTGTATTGACCGCGGGGAGACGCCACACGACGTCTCACGATGAATCAATGATCCCAACTTCATCCCCCCTTAATGCACAAGATATCTTACATGCATGGCGTGACTTCGAATCTAGCTTTTTTGCTGGTGCGCTACTCTGTCCAAAAGTGCCTTTCAGACAGCTATTGGACCGCCACGGTTATGAAATCAATGTTAATAAATCACTAGGCATCTCGGCATCTGTGGCAATGCGCCGGATGACCGTTGTGTCTCCTTATCCTCACTGGCACTATTTCGATGCCTACGCACCGGGAAAATTAAAGGCTGTCTACCGAGGTAACGGTATTCCATTGCCTTGGGGAAATATGCGAATTGTTGAAGACCCTTGCCAGCACTGGGCCGTATTTAGGATGATTAACGAGCCTAAAGTTGGCACTTCTGCTCAGATCTCAATCTTGGATGTAGCAGAAAAGCCTAGGATCTACTGCTGTGAGTCGATAAAAGTGGAAGATATGGCTGGTAACAATCATGTGCTATGTGCGGGAATCGATCTCAATCCTGCAATTGACGCCCAAGGCGGCAATGCCTCAGCGATAGCTGCTGAGCTTAAACAATCCTGTGCAACCAATAGTGGCTCCGTTGAGATGCCTAATAGTATTAAGAAAGATTTAATGAGTGTCGCGAAAATTTTAAATATCAATTGGATTGAGAGAGGCATTCAAAACGAAGCAAGATTGATTTGTTCAAGGGGGGCGGTTTGTCCG comes from the Shewanella halifaxensis HAW-EB4 genome and includes:
- a CDS encoding lysylphosphatidylglycerol synthase domain-containing protein, producing MMKTWVRQSRQYIQYGIGLLSMSAVFYYLFQHKDSLNVITDFSFMHLSAMLGLTLIINVIYAEKVLAILKQLNLGEISRYEWLKIFFMSRFINLHVPQGALFYRSYQLKQRFNFSYASSLSVTATYSLLETVVVLVVGFIALTILNLFTPQLPIEVFVILGSFCLALLAVPAALVLCKSQFYLIKSNWLANRARDFSNSFTLSFKSHSLLKQLTLMNLLTLALQFIWMQQCFLAIGLSHPASYIFLYVIVLQLSGTVRILPGNWGVTELVCGALAVFLGLDFSNGLIISLLTRLVVYCAFMLIGIFYCITERFCIKTV
- a CDS encoding glycosyltransferase family 9 protein — translated: MKTKTRLLILSVSGIGNTILQSPLINEILASEQYEVDILFGSSTMADVYPDDDRISNIYTLPSSLGEKIRLVHTLYHNSYTTSIACFPSNRFQFHLLPFIIGVRKRIAHRPPKGPLSALSFLSNLPLQSDKALHDVQQNLNLLSQLQLPLPTQVSPMQLIIPEQNKHYASQLLQSWGEPTTPIIGIHAGCKASEEYRRWPQQHFADLINQLNLQGTRCLLFSGPDDKQYVDGIYAHLRQPLMNKVVEEKSMSNVGALIERCQVFLSTDSGLGHIANALGITTLAIFGPALHSRTAPYGSHGHVIRLGLACSPCLKYPFEGTSSKINCPFQYRCLTQLSPDLVLARLNQLL
- a CDS encoding malate synthase codes for the protein MNISTINSTQVNQNNHFIGASLVDVNVVELAASNTTAPCAKAFLDAKFPLANGSHKNARSYVVYYQQLLIFMADGTQTGLRTPKQFVALNGHKSEPTAILLKDNGTHVELSFDRKNEATSQDLANIRDIQLEGHDYWISLINIEDTATTSVMQKRTREFTAKDGSDYQLKS
- a CDS encoding RsmB/NOP family class I SAM-dependent RNA methyltransferase, which translates into the protein MLKSPLSPSSNELVISILDLVLSDGKPLDRAYSQHFSGLKLEPTEQGRITFVVGDILRRLNLYCFLSDVKPEEMARLGTRLLNVWHLFNELPLPKMQYSLQIDPKVLATRIEEAKAQPVLWDGCPDWLNEMGQKQMGDAWAAERAALNKPAKRFLRTNILKCTREELANALRKEGVQTVNVDGVDTALEVTSDSALFRTEAFKKGWFEQQDAGSQLVALALDAKPGMRVVDACAGAGGKTLSISAQMQGKGRLLAMDVEQWKLDNLKQRARRGGAHNVETRIIASSKTIKRLKLTADRVLLDVPCSGLGVLKRNPDAKWRDTPERLPVLVELQKHILQSYSRMVKVGGMLVYATCSIMPEENRDQVDAFLAENKHFKFIEDETISPAETGFDGFYLAKLERIAE
- a CDS encoding DUF3612 domain-containing protein; protein product: MKNNQSLIRKSHFLGTKIRNLRKRNHLTMEDLSARCVRVDPESAPSVSYLSMIERGKRVPSSGMLAVIATVFQKEIDWFLDDVPEDDAITPDKGRRGGISGMALEPSFLFSNDILQIAIPEMLSQTGTTGREFAHLLIRAHQEHHQNHFPDLERAAEEVGHKRLPLALDDLKDIAKSLGLKLKWVDRAPQEVVDEMGVSTAHVVTSFFEPPSTIYLNKMLKSFPTRLKYDLAVHIGHCVLHNKDGLKCVLTAGRRHTTSHDESMIPTSSPLNAQDILHAWRDFESSFFAGALLCPKVPFRQLLDRHGYEINVNKSLGISASVAMRRMTVVSPYPHWHYFDAYAPGKLKAVYRGNGIPLPWGNMRIVEDPCQHWAVFRMINEPKVGTSAQISILDVAEKPRIYCCESIKVEDMAGNNHVLCAGIDLNPAIDAQGGNASAIAAELKQSCATNSGSVEMPNSIKKDLMSVAKILNINWIERGIQNEARLICSRGAVCPRQPSCYQAGKSQCSEN